In Methanobacterium aggregans, the sequence ACAAGTTTTGACCTGCAAGGGTTGCAAGGCTGATAAAACCCAGAGAACCAGGAACTAAAACCCAGAATGCAGGTAAAATTGAAACGAAGCTGGGTGTTTTATGTTCACCCTGTTCTATGATCGTACCGCTGACTGCCATAAGCAGGGACCCCACGAAACCTCCAAAAAAACCTCCTATCAAATAATTACCGATTTGCTGTCCAATAAAAGCTATGTAAAGAATTAGAATAACCCATGGTAAATCTTTGCTGCGTATGGACATGAAAAGGTACATTCCAACTGCAAATATTAAAATTCCAAGGTAAGGAGCCCACCAACCAAGTGTTGCAGATTTTAGGACAACGAGTTCCTGGCTGGGCAGACCCATTATCTGAAGTCCGAGGATAACGCCGAAAAGGAGGAGTAAAAGGATTGCAGCACCGTAGATAACCCTGCTTGCACCTGAAACAATCTCACCGGATGCAAGTTCGAACATACCTGTTGTGAGGGTTGCACCCGGCAGGAAGTATGCAAGGGATGGAATGAGCATAACGAAGGATCCAACTATTAACCCTTCTTTAACTCCCCAGAAGAACAGGCAAGAAACGAGTAACGCAGCCGTTACAGGGAGTATAAGTGAAAATTGAGATTTATTTTCTCCAAAAAGGATTAAAGTACCGACCAGCCCACCTAAAATTCCTGAAGCTAAGAGCTGTTCTGGTGAAGGTTGCATGAGTAATCCAATACCCACTGAAAACAGGATGTAGCCCACAATTATTCCAAGTGGTCCAAAAAGATGTTTTTCAGACAGTATTTCCTTTATACGTTTAACTCCCTCTTTGGGATCTAGTTCAGCATTCTCTGCCTTGTAGATCAGTTCATACAATTCAGAGACCTGATTTAATGGTATGAGTCCAGGTTTTGGGTTAGCTGCAGTGATGGGCGCAGATTCATGCTCACCAATCTTTATAAGGATCATGGTGGGGAAAACCAATATCTCAGATTCCACACGGTATGCGGAGGCAATTCTCTTCAATATGGCAGTTACATCCACAACTGATATGCCTGCAGAGGCCAGAGCTTTCCCTAATTTTGTTAAAAATTCAAGAAGACCTGATGGTACTTCAGTTCCTTTCATTAACTCATCCTTCAACATTAATCTTTAGTTGTTTCTTATCCTTGAAACATTTTGTTTTTTATGTTTTGAAATAAGTTCAAGGGGCATTAGGTCATTAGAACTTCATTTCAACTTGAATATTGACTAATGAAATATTGGTTAATAAAAAAAGAGAATATTTATGAATAAAAAGTTAACTAGGATCAACTTGAGTAAAGAGAGATTAATATTATAAATTTTAAGGGGTCATGATAATGAACTACAACTACATACCATATGCAATGGTTCTTGCAATATCCTCTTTGATTGCAATTTTTCTCACCTTTTACACGTGGAAACGGAAAAAGGTTCCAGGTGCAACGTACATATCACTTGCACTTCTTGGAGTTGCATTCTGGTCATTTTCAGCCATACTTGTTGTTTTATCCTCAAAAATATCATCAAGCATATTCTGGTCCCAGCTAAGTTACATCGGTGTTGTTAGTATAGCACCACTATGGTTACTTTTTGCTGCAACTTATACCCAGAACGATGCTTGGTTCACAAAATCCAGATGGCTGCTTTTATGGGTTGTACCAGCATTTGTATTGGTATTGGTGTTCACGAACCAGTGGCATGGTTTGATATGGCCCCATGTAGTTCCAGTACACACTGGATCTGGAACAGTCTTTGTTTACGATCATGGTATTGGTGCTTGGATCAACGTGATATATTCCTACCTCCTTATGGTAGTGGGAATGATCCTGTTATCCCAGACTGTGATAAACTCGCCGGGTCTCTATAGATATCAGGCAGGGTTACTGCTGGTGGGAGCACTGGTTCCAATGTTATTAAATGCTGTTTATCTTGCAGATATCTACCCTGACCCTGGAATGGATCCAACACCATTTGCATTTCTTGTAACAGGATTTGTATCTGCATGGAGCCTTTTAAGATTCGAATTTTTGAATGTAATGCCGGTTGCACACACAGCACTGTTCAAAAGTATTGATGGAGGGGTTGTTGTTTTAGATGCTCAAAATAGAGTAGTGGAGGTTAATCCTGCAGCAAAACAACTTTTAGGTTTGGAAGGGGAAGTACTGGGTGAAACTGCAAAATCTGTTATGATCTCCTTCCAAGATTTTAAAGAACCCCATGATGGCCTTTCTATGCACTATGAAACACTGCTGAAGAGCTCCAAACCATGCTGGGTGGATGTGAATGTTAAACCTCTTTACCATGGTAATGAATCACTTTTAGGTTATCTAATTTCTCTGAACAACATAACCCAGATTAAAACTGCAGAGGAACGTTCTAAAAAAGCACTTGAAGAGAATAAGCTTCTCATGAAGGAAATACATCATCGTGTTAAAAACAATTTAACCGTTATATCCAGCCTTTTGAGCATGCAGTCCAGGTACATAAAAGATAAAGATGACCGTGAAATGTTCATTGAAAGCCAAAACAGGGCAAAATCAATGGCAATGATCCATGAAATGATTTACAGTTCAATGGGGGAATTTAAACGTATAAAATTTGGATTATACATGGACAAATTGAGCAAAACCATATTCAATGCTTATACAATGGATCCTAACAGAATAAATCTTGAAACAGATTTTGAAGATATATGGCTGGATTTGGACACGGCTGTACCTCTAGGGCTCATACTGAACGAACTCATATCTAACGCTCTCAAATATGCATTTCCTGAGGGAAGAAAAGGTACCTTAAAGGTAACATTCAAAAAAGAAGATGATACGAACTTACTGTTAAGCGTTGAAGATGATGGTGTTGGTGTCCCTGAAAAAAATGGTGTAAATGAAAATAGTTTAGGTTTAATCCTAATAAAGAGCCTTGTTGGACAAATTAATGGAAATATAACCGTTGATAATAAGAATGGACTTAAAATCAATATTCGATTCCCTGAAATGGACTATAACAAACTTTAATTAAATTGAGAGTACAACTAAGGACGAGTAAACTAAAATGTTTAAAAATGAAACGAATTAGAGGTATCAAAAAAAAGTTTTAAGAACTGTTTTTTTAGAAAATAATCCTTAGAAAATAATAAAACTCACTGGATCCAAAAAAATGAAATTTGAATAAAATGAAGAGATGATCACTACTTCATCCTACTAAGGTTAGTTGTTGAATGTGTGAGGTCTGAAAACTCCACATCTGCAGTCCACTTCACCTTACATTCACAGTCAAATTCTTCCAGTTCCTTAGGAACATCTTGATGAAGGTTTGACTGAATTATCAAGCTTTTAAGGCGAGAATTACACTTCTTACAGTTGTAAGGACCTCTTCGTGTTCCGAATGCTGCAGTGTCCATTATAACTGGGATTTTAACGGAACTTCTCACTTCCTTCAGAATTTCCACAACACTCCATATCCATGGGGGCTGGTAGGAACCCTGCTTCCAGAGTAACTCCATTAAAGTGCCCTTATGGATGGTTGCAGGACAAAATGAAACTCTGCTTGCACCGACCCGTTCAGCGTAACGTGCAGATTCAACAGCTTCTTTTATAGCTTCTTTTTCAGATGTGAGTATTGGTTTTACAAAGAGGTAGGCTTTGGCATGAACATTGTAATCTGACTGCATCTTCTTGATGGTTTCAACTGCAGATTCAAAGTCTTCACATGTGAATCCCTTGTTTATTTTGTACTTCCTTGTGTGGTTGTTTGAGGTTTCAAGTCCCATCCCAATCTCAAATAACTTGTTTCCCAGGGCTTCACTGCAGTCACGGAGCACTTCTTCCGTTACGTATTCTGGTCTTGATTCAACAACAACCTCTTCAACATTTTCTTCATCCCTTAAAATTCCTAAAATAGTGTCTCGAGCCTTTTTAGGAACTTCATCCTCGTTCAGGAAGCTTCCAGATACGAAGATCTTCACAGTTGTGTTCTCCCTTATTTCATGCCGGGCCATACGTTTTTTGAAGATGTCAACAAGTTCATCTGCCCCAACATCTACAAGGGGTGAATCTGCAACGTAACTGCACATGGTGCAGCCTCCAGATCCTGAAAGTGCCCATGCACAGCCTGAAGTAGGAAGAACTATAAAAATAGCGTTTCCAATTCCTGAGTAAAGCAGATCTTCACCAGACCAGCTTGCAGCCAGGTCTTCTGGAGACCTTTTTTCCATCTTTTCAATGGCATTTTCTCTGATTTCATGCATTAACTTTTGTATTTCCATTTTAAACCTTTTCCCTTATTTTAAACCAATCACCGTTGTACTAAAAATTATTCCTTAAGGTTAACCTTTTTTCATGTTTCATCTAATGGTTTTATCATGATCATCAGTTCATTCTATAACAGTATAATTTATGGTGATTATAAATTAAAGTACTTGAAATTTTTTGAAGTTTTTAGGGTCCTGATGATATTAAAGACTATGAGTGTGATCTAATGAATGAGGTCTGAAAGTGGTGCATGAAGTCAAGGTTAAATCCGTCCTCAATAAACACAAAAAACGTGACAGCTGGTTTCTAGACAACTACACACTTAATCCATATGCTGGCTGTTCCATGGGCTGCATATACTGCTACACCCGTGGAAGCAAGTATGGCGGTAGTTACACTGATGAAGATGGAAATACTCTGACCACCGATGTGGCCTTGAAAGCAGATGCAGTTCCAATCCTTAAACGTCAGCTTAAAAACAGGCTTCGGAGGGGTGAACGTGGATTCATAGTCCTTGGATCTGCAGCTGAAGCCTATCCTGATGTAGAGGAGGATCTTAAGGTTACAATGGAAATTTTAGGATTGATCAAACGTTTCAAATTTCCTGTTCATGTATGCACCAAATCAAAACTGGTACTGAGGGATCTGGATCTTCTGAAGGCTGTAGATGAAACTGCAGTTCTCCCAGATGATATGGCTTACCTAGAACATGGGGTGTTCATATCCTTCTCATTTTCAACCCTCGACCCGGAACTGGCAGGTTTACTTGAACCTGGAGCTCCAACCCCTCAGGAGCGACTTGAAACCATGAAAAAATGCAGTGAGGCAGGTTTCAAGGTGGGTGTTATCAACATGCCTGTTCTCCCCTTCTTATCAGATTCAGATGAATCATTGGAATCCATGGCAAAAACTGCCAAGGAATATGGTGCTGATTATATTATGTTTGCTGGTTTAACACTCTTTGGTGATGGACCAGAGGACTGCAGAACCCTTTACT encodes:
- a CDS encoding threonine/serine exporter family protein, whose protein sequence is MKGTEVPSGLLEFLTKLGKALASAGISVVDVTAILKRIASAYRVESEILVFPTMILIKIGEHESAPITAANPKPGLIPLNQVSELYELIYKAENAELDPKEGVKRIKEILSEKHLFGPLGIIVGYILFSVGIGLLMQPSPEQLLASGILGGLVGTLILFGENKSQFSLILPVTAALLVSCLFFWGVKEGLIVGSFVMLIPSLAYFLPGATLTTGMFELASGEIVSGASRVIYGAAILLLLLFGVILGLQIMGLPSQELVVLKSATLGWWAPYLGILIFAVGMYLFMSIRSKDLPWVILILYIAFIGQQIGNYLIGGFFGGFVGSLLMAVSGTIIEQGEHKTPSFVSILPAFWVLVPGSLGFISLATLAGQNLSASVTSGLLMILTIVSISLGLLVGAVVTEPLKNRRII
- a CDS encoding sensor histidine kinase, which encodes MNYNYIPYAMVLAISSLIAIFLTFYTWKRKKVPGATYISLALLGVAFWSFSAILVVLSSKISSSIFWSQLSYIGVVSIAPLWLLFAATYTQNDAWFTKSRWLLLWVVPAFVLVLVFTNQWHGLIWPHVVPVHTGSGTVFVYDHGIGAWINVIYSYLLMVVGMILLSQTVINSPGLYRYQAGLLLVGALVPMLLNAVYLADIYPDPGMDPTPFAFLVTGFVSAWSLLRFEFLNVMPVAHTALFKSIDGGVVVLDAQNRVVEVNPAAKQLLGLEGEVLGETAKSVMISFQDFKEPHDGLSMHYETLLKSSKPCWVDVNVKPLYHGNESLLGYLISLNNITQIKTAEERSKKALEENKLLMKEIHHRVKNNLTVISSLLSMQSRYIKDKDDREMFIESQNRAKSMAMIHEMIYSSMGEFKRIKFGLYMDKLSKTIFNAYTMDPNRINLETDFEDIWLDLDTAVPLGLILNELISNALKYAFPEGRKGTLKVTFKKEDDTNLLLSVEDDGVGVPEKNGVNENSLGLILIKSLVGQINGNITVDNKNGLKINIRFPEMDYNKL
- a CDS encoding archaeosine biosynthesis radical SAM protein RaSEA; the protein is MEIQKLMHEIRENAIEKMEKRSPEDLAASWSGEDLLYSGIGNAIFIVLPTSGCAWALSGSGGCTMCSYVADSPLVDVGADELVDIFKKRMARHEIRENTTVKIFVSGSFLNEDEVPKKARDTILGILRDEENVEEVVVESRPEYVTEEVLRDCSEALGNKLFEIGMGLETSNNHTRKYKINKGFTCEDFESAVETIKKMQSDYNVHAKAYLFVKPILTSEKEAIKEAVESARYAERVGASRVSFCPATIHKGTLMELLWKQGSYQPPWIWSVVEILKEVRSSVKIPVIMDTAAFGTRRGPYNCKKCNSRLKSLIIQSNLHQDVPKELEEFDCECKVKWTADVEFSDLTHSTTNLSRMK
- a CDS encoding SPL family radical SAM protein, coding for MVHEVKVKSVLNKHKKRDSWFLDNYTLNPYAGCSMGCIYCYTRGSKYGGSYTDEDGNTLTTDVALKADAVPILKRQLKNRLRRGERGFIVLGSAAEAYPDVEEDLKVTMEILGLIKRFKFPVHVCTKSKLVLRDLDLLKAVDETAVLPDDMAYLEHGVFISFSFSTLDPELAGLLEPGAPTPQERLETMKKCSEAGFKVGVINMPVLPFLSDSDESLESMAKTAKEYGADYIMFAGLTLFGDGPEDCRTLYYKFLEKNFPELITKYQKLFRNSSYPTSTYQRDLSKRAEKVSAKYGIKTRIS